atattattattattatcctaataatatataaaagtCCAAAATGGTTTTCTGCTGTAAAATGTATAACTTTCTGCTGTTCATACTTTTCAAAACACATTAATGGATATTTTATAAATAATCTGGGTTAGACATGAGATGTTTGTCCAGAAATTAGACTGGGCACCGCTCCTCGGCCCTACTGGAATTTCCCTTTCACACTGGAGCTGCCAGTGACAGAGATGTCAGTGTCTTTCACTTTTAATGATGAGTGATGCTGTGGGAAAGAACCATTCTGGCCACCAAAAGCAGACAAAACTCATGTCTGcttaaaaaaacttaaaaataggTAACACAAATGACTCTTTGGCAAATCCAGGTTGAGTCCCAGTCATAGTCTGAATTTGGACCTCATGTCCACCACTGCCAAACTAAACAATCTGTGCTGACTGCAGGCAGGTGAACTTCCCTGCTACTTCTAGAGGACCCACATCCCCTGGCAAAATAAGACCAGTGGTTTTCATAGATGTACCTTACATTTTACTTGACTTTCCATTTCGGATTCTGTCTCTGCTTTTCGTTTGATACACATTCTGTTCTCTGCCTCTGTTCTCTCTCACTTGATCCCCTTTTCTGTCTTCTGTTTGTtctgtctgttgtttttttttctctctcctttgTCTCTGTCTCCTGTTCCTCTCACATGATCCCCTATTTGTTCTCGGCCTCCCGTTTTCAGCCATCATTCCACTCTCTGTCTCGTGCTTGTCGTGTCAGACTCGGCCTGGGATACAACCACATCCGGATGATCGAGGATGGCGGCTTGGCGTTCGTGCCTAACCTGAGAGAGCTACATCTGGAAAACAATCGCCTGTCCAGGGTCCCAGGAGGGCTTCCACAGATGAAGTTTCTCCAGGTGAGTCCAGCCAGGTGGCGTGCCCGTTTACCTTCTGTTACCATGGCACCATGTCCCACCGCACCTGCTACTGCTGTGCTGTTTAGTGTCCCATCACGTCAATTTTCACCTCAGGTGGTGTACCTGCATTCCAACAACATCAGCCGGGTTGGCATCAATGACTTCTGTCCCCTTGGCTTTGGCATGAAGAGAACCTTCTACAATGGCATCAGTCTGTTTGGGAACCCTGTGAGCTACTGGGATGTACAGCCTGCTACCTTCCGCTGTGTCAGCGATCGGCTGGCCATCCAATTTGGCAACTACAAAAAGTAGATGGGAGAACCAGAGGGAGAAAGTTCAGAGAGGACAACCGGAAAAAATGAAATTGGcccaaaaacaccaaaatctGCATTATCGTGAAAGAGAGCGATAACAATGGACAGGCGACAAATCTAGATTGAGCAGCGTAACAATCCACGTTTTGTATGTATCTGTGTTGTTTGCCCAAAATGAGGAAACATTGCATTAGGATGGAGTTAAGGAAGAAGACTTCTCAGCCTCATTCTCAGCGAAAACATTGTAGTTGCCCAGCccttatgttacatttaaatacaaaaaagcaGAATCTGAAAGCTGGCAAAGAGTagtaaaatctttaaaatgcaTCTGTGATTTTCTATTAAAGTTTTGATTGGAAATAATGCTCATGAATAGATTTATGCTTTAAAGCAAGTCTCCGAAGTCTGCTTTTTAAAGCAAATTCTAAAACAGGTTTCTTCCTTAATTCAAAAtgaattttattgattattattattattattattattattattattattattatagcatTAATGTCAAAGGTGAAGTATTCTTCATGGTGAATTTATACAAAAACCAGTTTAGTAAGAAGGTGTGTGACAACTAATTTTATTATAATGATAATACTGGTTTTTATCTGTTTAATGTTGTGAGACTTTATTATacgtatgttttttttttaaattttacttaTAAATAGGCAGGTCCTGTGAAGGTTCTGAAGGTTCTCTAACCGAATGAGAAAACAGAGTAATCTATAACAAACCTGCTCTCACGGACTGGAGCAGACCATCTCTGGCATCCTTGGCTTTTGTAGCAAAtagctcatgagaaattttgcACAAATTTGCTTAGACCTGAATAAGGTCTTTGCAAACTGCTATCTCTGTAGAATGCTAATGGTTTTTATACTATTAAAATCTGGGATAGGTCCTGTAGACGCTTACTGTGTATTTTGCCTAACTGCTGCATGTAAGAATAAAGACTTTTCCTCTTTCACCTCAGGAAAATAGCTAACAAATGAAGGTTAgactgggtggcacagtgactcaGTGGAAAGCACAGTTCCtccttttctgtgtgtgtgtgtgtgtgtacctgcctGCGTgcgtggattaggtttatattacattgtgaggaccacatgacccccacaatgtgataaaaacctattattttgacgttggcgggaccatttttcatgttcccagaaagatctgtgaatgcaatcaaaaaactaaaaatgccaaaagtcttttgtttggttacttatggttaaggttagggctgggtaggggttaaggtcgtcatgttgggattagagttttccccatagaaattaaagGAGagcccccacaaagatataattacatacctgtgtgtgagcatgcgtgtgtgtgtctctgtgtgtgtgtgtgtgtgtgtgtgtgtttgtgtgtgtgtgtgggtgggtttCCACCAgaagtccaaagacatgcagttgggATAAGTGGCATCTTCAGATATCCAGTGATATATGAGTGTgtttgtcctgtgatggactggcatactGGCATACTGGCATACTGGCACACATTCCAGGACGTCTCCTACCTCATACCCAGCTGGAGATGAGGTCCAGGCTTCTTGCAGCCCTGTTCAGGGTAactggttagaagatggatggatgcttttgACTCTGCTCATCTTAACTGAAAGGCCTCTGAATGCTGCTGATCCCATTTAACAGGTGATCTCTCTTTAGATATAGTGATGTTCACACCACTATTAACTGTTCGATACTGATGTCTGTGGAATGACAAGAGTTACACAGTGACACATGTCTCTTTGAGTCATAGCTGCTTACTGTAGTTTAACCAGAACAATATCGAACATTTCTACAGTTGGAAACTCAAGAAAAAATGGCCCTAACCCACCATACTCTTGCAAAGACGTGCTGCATCTAGAATCCAACTAAAGAACGGTTAAACCATCTATCTTCCAACAGCTTAtcctggaggggggggcttggagcctatcccagacaatGTAGAGCACGAAGCAGGGGTGCACCCCGGGTGGAATGCCCGTCTGTCACAGGACACGCACCTATGCATTCACGTTCACAATCACAGTCAcggttttgggtttttttttcacacTGAGACTGAATCTCAGTATGTTATGTTGTTCCTTGTAGCCTGTGTACAGGCTTTCATTCATTAAATAGCAGACACATTTTTGATACCGTCACACAATAATTATCATAACCAGAAACACTGTAATTACTGCACAAATATAATGATACATACAGTAACTGTCAAATATTTGGACACGCCAAGTCACCTACGAAAGAGAGTAATAGtgtgtcgcatcacatgacctggccacatgacctaaacacagtagaaattATTTTGACCACAGATTGAAGGAAAATCGACCAATGAGTGCTTAGCATACGTGTGGGATCtacttcaggacagctggaaaagcatcacATGAGGCCAGCTTATGAAGCCAGCATAGAGAAGACagtaggatcagccagtccctgtagcaattggggttaagggcccattggggttcaagggcccagtggttgGATCACTCTGtcaaccacaggatttgaaccggcaaccttctgagtcttAACCTACAGAACTGTCCCCAccaacaaatatatatatattttttgtttaatatttgtttGGTCTTTGTTCcatgcataattccatatatgttattttatttagaattttcatgtctttataattattgtaaaatgtacGGAATAGTACAAACAAACCTTTCTATGcttaggtgtgtccaaacttttgacagGTACTGTATGATGTTACCCAAAGAGACCTTTAACagattgaaaatgaaaattttTCCAGATAGTAATTGGGATAGGTTTTGATATCACGATGTAATACTGATCCTCCACCCTCAAGCTCCGCCTTTTCCTGGACTTTAACTAAGACATCATCTGCTGGCTGAATTATAAATTTGCTTCACATCCTGTTTCAGCAGCATCTGGTTTGCACAAACAGGAATCCTGTAAGGTGACCCCATGACATTAAATCACAGAAGCATATGCGAGTGTGAACGAAGCTTTAGAGTAAAATTAAATTATCCTACCTGTGTCTGAGGTTAGAGACACTTGGTTCACAGACACAGGTGGCCAGAAAGTTGTCTATAATTAGACGCTATAGTAACCAAAGTGTCTGCTGAAGCTGTTCCTTTATATTGGTAAGAAATTAATTAAGCTGCAGATAAAAGTTGGCTTTTAGTTCCATTTGATATATCGcaatgtgtttttctgtttattaaattaatagAAAATATCGGGGATTTCAATTTCTTAAGATCGACACAAAGTAAATACaccaaatattaaatattaatgcatATTTTACAGTACATCCTTTATTAAGGGATGCCCTGATGTATTACAATGACACTTCTAAGCAATCCAAGACGGAatttttcttaaatatttaatgaaagCTCAACCTTCAAAACTGGAGACGGCAGCACATAACCCCTGTCCTCTTTGTAGTGCTCTCTACTTTGGCCAGAGTTCCTCTATTATGGATGCGTATTGCAATCTGATGCccatcattttgtccattaaTAGTTAATTCAGTTACACAGTTTTGCTTCAGAGCTTATGAGAAGTTCTTAGTGCACAATAAGCTTTTAGAATGTATTTGCATTTatctaaaaacaaataaaaaaacaacaacacacacacacgcatctGTATATTTGAACAACTCAGCCAAACTGGCAATAGTAATTGTGAGTTTTTTTGCATTAAAGCTGGTCTGTTTTAGGAGATGAATAGAAGCACATGAGACTGCCATGTCAATGACTGCCCACTAGATGGCAGGTTTTGATTATGACTGTTGAATATAGAAGTACCATAGGATTACGTTCACTCTGCTTTAAGGCTGTATACATTATACACAACATTATCACCTTTAATGCTACTGGTCCCTTTATTTCTGAGACAGTTCTGATCCTGTTTTTTCCATCATATTCAAATTGAAAGAATCCAATACTGATGAAGGTGCTTTCTTACTAAGTAAGGTCCTGATTTGCATTTTACTTGATAATATTCACCAAAATCAATCTCTTCTTCTGTCTCTTTTTGTGCGCTGGACTTCGAGTCTCTATGTAGCTGCCAGAGAAAACGACACGCTCAGACAAGATGAGTGCTGCTGCTTTTAACAGCTCATCAGCCTGTACGTCCTAATGTTCCCAAGCAAAGAAACTCCACATGAATTTCGGTGACCTAGTGTGGCTGAATCAGTGAGTCTGACGAGTCTGACACCGGACTGAACTTACGGCACAATCACTTCATACCCACTAAAATTGCATAATGTTACTTATACTGGGATTATTTATTATACAGCACTGGGCCAGAtcttaatgaaaatcatttaaaaactgcagaATCGGGCTGCAGCAGAGTGTCATTTTATGTCTGAAATATGCAGAATTCCGTGTAATGTTTGCATTACATGAGGAGGGATTTTCCTTCTGGCTGCTGAAAATGCCTGGAATACATCAGAAGGTGGATAAAACCGGCTCTTGTAAGCAAACAATTGCTGCATTATCATCAGCATGTTCAGCACTGATCTGAGATGCCTGCAGATTCCAGGCAAATCGAAACCTGTTTCGACATTTTTACAGCAACAAACGTGCTTTCGGGAGGCTGGACCACCCACACAGAAGACGGAGGAATGCTGTCTACATAACTGCCAGGGGTCAATATCAACTCAACagcacataataataatgataataataatcataataataataatttgataTTGTGGGGTACATCATGAGGATGGCAAGATGATCAGGGTTTTACAGAGAAGAACGTCAGAGGAACCCCCTCAACACAGATGCCATCACCTTCAACATGCTGCAGGGTGAGTCAGCAATTTCCTGGCAGCCAAAGCACATTCCACAAAATGCACAATTGCTCGCATTAAGGAAATCTATAACCTGCCTTCGTAAGTGGCAGCACACTGCCCAGCCACGAGGCCGAGTAGAGGCTAAAAGAATGGCCTTTAAGCTGGATTCCCAGGAGAAGCCTCATCGGTGTGCCCTTCATCTAAGTGCATAACCGCTGCGAAACACCCATCCATATAAAAGGCTAAAAACTGTAGGGTTCATCATACCCAAGAATCAGCCGAACTGTAAAATGTTGTTTGCCATATCTGCACTTTAATAAACATATTTGTGCGATTGTTGGTTTAACGCTTCAGGACTAAATTGAAGAGACATTCCATTATACACAAAGTGAATCAGGACATGTCCACAACTGTAACTTCGAAGGCATATTGCTTAACATCTGCGATACATGTCAGCTGGCCACTGCCAGCCTTCTTCACACTCAGTTAACATCCGGATTGCATGTTGCCTCAGCTCCAGGCTGAGCTTCCACCTGCTGTCGTGAGGAAGGTCTGGATGAGGAAGGCCTTGCTTCTGGGTCTGGGGATGGCTCATATGCCTGTTCAGCTTGACGTGGCTCGGGGGTCATTTGCTTTAGTTTAAGAGAAGAAAATGTGTTAAAATGTGAACTTCATGCAACTCCTTGTGCTGTTTAGTCATCATTTGGGAAACATGTGATAACTCACATATCTGTGCCAACTCACTGTATTTTCCAGTATGTGGGTATCAGCCTCTCTGTCCCCAGCACTGCCACCTGTTTTGTGGTAGCCCTGGCTGGGGACCCTGTTCCTGCTACACTGTTGGCGCTGCCCCCAACGTTTCAGCCGCTCCTGACCTTCCTGTGAGCGGGCTGTAGGGTTTATCCGAGCGGGGGGAATCCGGGCCGGGAGGTCCCACGTGCCCACGAACATCCACCTGTCCCCCCCCTGAAAAAGAGAGAGACAAAAACGATCACGTTTTTTTGTTTAGCTGCCTCCTAGAGGGGGGTCATGGAACGGCCGCCAACCTTTGCTTTCATCCCTGGGAGCAGATGTCCTTTGTCGGTTGCAATAAATGTTGTGTGACCATCCATGGCCCTCGGTCTCTGAAGTTCGACATCAAACATGAGGGTGCAAAgttgttaaatgtaaatgtcactgGAAAGATTTGTAACAAAACATTGTGCACAATACCTCTTTCGAAGCCTTTGGCAGTGTCCAGTTCTGGAGTCTTTGCGACTTGAAAGCATTTTcgtactaaaaaaaaaaacacctcaatAAATTAATAAGCTGgctttgtgaattttttttaaatatatacatgggTAAAAGAATTATGTTCGAAATCTTTTGAATACCTGATTTGCAGAAAAGCTAGACGCCATGCTTCGCTGTGTTGTCGACACTGGTATCATAGCAACCGAGGGACGCGTTTCCTTTAAGCCGGAATGCTTGACCTGCAGGGGGGAGGCGGGGGCGGCTAATTCAGGGGCAAATTATTAAAAAGAGTAATGTCATTTGGACGGCTGCTGGACACCTGAACAGAGAAAAACCTAAATTCGCAACTTCTCACCACCGCATTAATATGTCCGTTCACACATAGTTAATCCACTCACGCATCACATTTTGATGAAAAGTGTAGCTTGTTTGTGGGCGGCAGGGTGGCTCAGAGGGGGGTCGAATCCCGCctccgctgtgtgtgtgtatgtgtgtgtgtgtgtgtgtatgaatgtgtatgtgtgctgcTTGCGTGGGTTTCCTCCCGCAAAACGCGAATTGGCGTCTTTAAATTGATTATGAAAAGTTTGTGCGCCTTGttacatcccatccagggctgccccctgctttgtggcctgtgctgcctgggataggctccagcctcAAAGTGACCCATTACAGGTTATGGAGGACGGCCAAATATTTTACCCATCTGAAACAATCGGAAATGCCTTATATAACCATTTTTTGTTGACGCAGTTTTCTTATTGCTTTCATATTTGAattcattaaatatttacagCAAGCTATGCTTGTGTTCGATGTCTACTCTGCATCTTTAGCAAATATATAAAGAACTGTGGGCATTTTTTGACACCAAATTAGAGATATAAGTAATAATGTTAACAACGACGTTATTTGGCTGACCGTTTATTGAAAATAGATcgattaaattatttaataattcatACAAGTGCAGTCTACTGTATACCTCGCACCAATGTTTTTCTGGTACTTCGCATTGCGTAGGCGGGCGGCGCTGTTGCAAATACTTCAGACTCCGTACGACAGGGGGCGCGCTTCCTAAATCAGGATCTTAAACCGGAATGCGACGATTTGAAGAAGAACAAAATGGCGGAAGTGGCATGTTTGAATTCATTGCTTGTAGTTTCTTGAGTTCGCTGCCTGCTTTTTCTGTTATGcattaatgaaaataattgAATGATAAGTGTGATTTTCGAAAATACTGGAGTGAACTCcaaaatgcagtttttgtcTTTAGATCGTTGCTAGATGTACCCATCGGTGTCAAATACGTCAAAATTTTACACTTTAATCGGAAACGAGGACATGGAAGTAAAGCCGAAGCACGCCAGCAGCCCGGCCATGAAAGCACCGAATGAAGCTGAGTCGGACTGCAGCGCAGACATGAAGACGCATTTTCGTGTTTGTCGCTTCATCATGGAAACAGGTACAGGTCCAGGTCCGATCGGCTGCTCAGATTCTTCCCGAGGGGCGGGACCAGGCCTCATTTTCTCGTGTCCTTTTTGCATGTAGGTGTAAAGCTGGGAATGCGCTCCATCCCCGTGGCTACAGCCTGCGCTTTGTACCACCGGTTCTACCAGTCCGCCAGCCTCCAGGTGTACGAGCCATACTTAGTGGCCATGTCTGCCATCTACCTGGCTGGCAAAGTGGAAGAGCAGCACCTCAGGACGAGGGACATTATCAACGTGTGTCACAGGTAGCTTTGGGTTGGTCGGGATGGTGTAGGGCAGGGTTCCCCAGTTTCGGACCTGGATGGCTAGAATctaacacagtttgcagatttcccttcTCAAATACTTCTAATTTAGCTCAataccaggtttagtaggtgtgacTGAGCAGAGAAATCTTCGCCTTCCAGGAGTGCAATTGGGGACTTCTGTTGTAGTGTAAGATCTGTTTGCTGCACATCTCTTTGCTAATAGTATTTTTATTCTTGCTAGTTTTATGCTTGGTACTGCTTGGTTATCTTTCACCCATTGCATTTCTCTCTTCCCAGGTACCTCCATGCAGGTAGTGAGCCCTTAGACCTGGACAGTGAATTCTGGGAGCTCAGAGATAGTGTGGTCCAGTGTGAATTACTCATCCTCCGGCAGCTCAATTTCCAGGTCTCCTTCCATCACCCGCATAAGGTGCGTACTGGTTTGTTCCCCATAGGGCTCCACCTTCCCATTGCTTAGAGCATGTCCTGCCTTCAAGACTGGAGCTCTTGCAGTGACTTCTCTTGGGGAGGGTGGCATGTTCGCGTGGGTCTTCACGGTCGACGCCGTGACTTGGTGCAGCCAATGCGGAGGCTAAAAGTGAAAGACTACATATACAGTTTAGTGAAAAGCGAGCTATCCAGTCCAGGACCGCCATTTTTGGCCCCAGAGATCAACAATGAAGTTATCAGTGATATATTGCTGCTATTTATTAGGTTGCTAGGATAATGGCCCTCACTAATGGTCACCCATTCATCCATGCGTGTTTTTATTTCATCCACACGGTGCCCGCAGACACTAACTGAATCTTGTGAAGTTGTATTTGTCATTCTGTGTTGGCCTGTGTCTGGTTTTCTGCAGTACCTCCTGCACTACCTCCTCTCCGTGAAGGGAATTATGAACAGGCATGCCTGGTCCCGGACCCCCATCTCAGAGACGGCCTGGG
This genomic interval from Paramormyrops kingsleyae isolate MSU_618 chromosome 8, PKINGS_0.4, whole genome shotgun sequence contains the following:
- the ccnq gene encoding cyclin-Q produces the protein MYPSVSNTSKFYTLIGNEDMEVKPKHASSPAMKAPNEAESDCSADMKTHFRVCRFIMETGVKLGMRSIPVATACALYHRFYQSASLQVYEPYLVAMSAIYLAGKVEEQHLRTRDIINVCHRYLHAGSEPLDLDSEFWELRDSVVQCELLILRQLNFQVSFHHPHKYLLHYLLSVKGIMNRHAWSRTPISETAWALLKDSYHGPLCVRHPPQHLALAVLYLSLQSYGVELPVGAVEWWQVFCEEITKAEIESIITDVLQLYDMEAKCT
- the cfap126 gene encoding protein Flattop isoform X2, translated to MIPVSTTQRSMASSFSANQYENAFKSQRLQNWTLPKASKERPRAMDGHTTFIATDKGHLLPGMKAKGGDRWMFVGTWDLPARIPPARINPTARSQEGQERLKRWGQRQQCSRNRVPSQGYHKTGGSAGDREADTHILENTQMTPEPRQAEQAYEPSPDPEARPSSSRPSSRQQVEAQPGAEATCNPDVN
- the cfap126 gene encoding protein Flattop isoform X1, producing the protein MRSTRKTLVRAAPASPLQVKHSGLKETRPSVAMIPVSTTQRSMASSFSANQYENAFKSQRLQNWTLPKASKERPRAMDGHTTFIATDKGHLLPGMKAKGGDRWMFVGTWDLPARIPPARINPTARSQEGQERLKRWGQRQQCSRNRVPSQGYHKTGGSAGDREADTHILENTQMTPEPRQAEQAYEPSPDPEARPSSSRPSSRQQVEAQPGAEATCNPDVN